AAACCCTCTTGAGGCTCCGAACAACACCAAGACATCCAGAACAACCGCAGCCCACCTCCCCCCAAGCACCCCGGACCCAACCGTCACCGTCACCCGCCTCGAGGCAGGCGAGGACGGCCACAGCATCTTAGCCGTCCTCGAGAGTGCGGCTACACATGAACTGCTGGCGCGTTGCGTGAGTACCGATGGCCTCGAGGCCCTGCGCGCCTACCCTGCTCCAGACACGGGACCGCTGCGCCTCGAGGCGGGTCGCCCGTTGCTGCTGCTGTTCGCCCACCCACAGGCAGGCGAAGCCGCCTGGACCCTTCAGGTGTTCACACTGACCCCCGCTGTGCACGTTGAGTTGTCTCCTGCAGCGGTTAAGACAGACGACGCGGCGACAGAGATTGCCGCCGCGCACACGGTGGATGCCTGGCCGCCGCCTGGCTGGCCCACTGCCTGGCCTCGTCCCGAGAACCCCGCACACACCGAACTGCTCCGCTGGGCACTCGCACAATCCCGTTTCAGCGACGCCGACCTGTTTGCCGAGGGCACCCGACTGCAACTGGGACGCGTAGGCTTCAAGCAGGCCCGCAACCTGCTGGAACACTACAACCTCACCCACGACCTGCAGTTCGAGTACGACACCACCACTTCCCCCCCACAGTACCGCAGGATCACAGCCCCTGCTGACCGGAGAAACGCATGAGCATGCCTGCCCCAGATCACGCCCGTCGCATTCTCAACGCACTGAGCAGCGGCACCGTTCCTGAAGACGCCTACGACCTGCTGGCAATTGGCAACGACCACGCCTACCGTCAACTGCTCGAGGACCTTGCAGCGGTCGAGCAGGGACAGGCCCGGTTACGTGGTGTTCGCGCCGCGTACGGTGCTGGAAAGTCCTTCCTGCTGGGACGCATAGCGCACGCAGCACTGCGGCGGGGACTGCTGGTCAGCCGGGTATCCCTCAATCGCTCGGGCCCGACCCTGGCGCGTTTCGAAACCGTGTATCACCGGGCGCTACACCAGTTGCAGGTACGCGGTGTGCGCGGAGGGGCGCTCACCTGGCTGCTCGACCGCTGGCTGGACGAGGCTGAAACCCGCGCAATCGAGCTGGACGAAACGGATGAGAACGATCCGGCTGCACTGCAAGCCGCGGTGGCTCGGCGCACCCGTGACCTGCTGGGCGAACTCGCCCTCAACCACCCGGGGTTTGCCAACGCGGTCGCGGCGTACTACCAGGCCCACCTGGAAAACCAGTACGACCGCAAGCTGCGCATCGCCGCGTGGCTGTCCGCCGACCCGAACGTGTCACTCCACGGCACCGGTGGCATGGTCGGTCACATCGGGCGGGACGCCGCGCTGCCCTTCTTGCAGGCAGTGGCCCGCATGGCCCGCCAGGTGGGCCTGGGTGGGATGCTGCTCGTGCTGGACGAACTCGACGAGATGCGTTTCGCGCGCCGCGACGTGCGGGCACTGGGCTGGTCACGGTTGCGCGATCTCACCGACCTCGCAGCGGGAGGTGCAGAGCACCTGCTTATTCTGCTGGCCGGAACACCACAGGTGTACGACGAGGGCTTCAGCGAACTGCCCCCGCTGCACCAGCGCTTTGACGACCCGAGCCTGCACAGCCCGTACCCGAACCCGGCGGGACCACAACTGCTCCTGCTTCCTCCAACCGAGACAGATGCGGTGCAGCTCACGCTGCGCTTGCGCGGGTTGTGGGAGCGAGCGAACCACGAGAATCACCGCCTCGAGGATGCCCAGGTCCACACCCTCGTACGCCGCTGGTTCGCCGCCGGTACGCCCACGCTGCGCACGCTGGTCCGCGACGCGGTAGGAGTGCTCGACCGCATGGCGGCGTATCCGGACTTCGACCCGCTGGAACAGGTGCTGTCCTCCGACGGACCCGCGCGCTCCTCTTCGGCTCTACAGGAGCACTTTGCGGATTCTGAAGAGGAGCGCTTCGAGGACCCCGAAATCGACCTGACTCCCGCGCTGGAAACGCTCCCCGCCCGCGGCCCTGCACGTATCTCACCTGCTCCGGAAAATTCCCTCGAGGACGACGGTGACTCGTTTGACCCGGTGGGCATCCAGTTGGACTGAAAACGGAGCGTGGCCTGTGCAGCCGGAGCAGTTACACTCCGGCTGCGCGGGCCGAGGCAGCCTGTACCGCGCGCGAACGCGGTAGCAGCGAGGTGGCCGTTCCCAGGGCGTATACCGACAGGTAGTGCAGCGGGCGCGACACGGCCACGTAGAGCAGGCGGCCGTCGTACTCCCGGCTCGCATCGTACGCGCGCTCACTCGCGTTGAGCACGATCACCGCCTCGAACTCCAGCCCCTTGGACGCACTGACGGGCAACACTGTAACGCCCCGGGTATCGCCTTCGGGCCGTGAGGCATCCACCCGGCGAGCGCCCACGCCGCGAGCGTTCAGGCGCCGCAGGGCCGTGTCGCTCTCGCTGTCGTCCCGGGCGATCACTGCAATGGTTGTAAAGCCTGCCTCCCGCAGGCGCCCGATGTCCTGCGCCACTGCGTCGTACAACTCGCGCTCGCCCTGCATCTCCCGCACGGTCGGCACCGGCCCCAAGCGGTCGGTGGGCTCAGCAAGAATGGCGCGCGTTTTCAGGGTGCGGCGCAGCACCGTATTTGCAAAGGTCACGATCTCACGCGTGGAACGGTATGTGCGGCGCACCTCGCGCAACTCGTAGCTGTCCTTGAAAATTTTGTTCACATCATGCCACGACTGCAAACCCCGGTACGCGTGAATGCCCTGGGCGAGGTCGCCGAGCAGCGTCAGGGACTGCGTGGGGCAGTGCAGCTTCAGGATGAACATCTGTAGCGGCGAAAAGTCCTGTGCTTCGTCCACCACGATGTGCTGAAAAGCCTCGCGCTTGCCCTGCGATAGCAGGTGCAGGTAGAAAATAGCCGGGATGTCCTCGAGGTCCACCTCGAGCGGACGCTGCGCAGGCCGATCCACGAGCAGCTGAATCTCCTCGTCGCTGAACGAGCTGTCTGCCACCGTGCGCAGCGACGCCTCGTCGCGAATCAGTGCGTAGTAGTCACCGATAGGGTCAATGGACGGCCACGCCACCTCGAGGAACGCTTCGAGCTGCGTGCGCAACTGCTTGCCAACCTCGGATCCCAGAATGTTCAACGTGGTGCCAGCGTGTTCGCGCAGCAGCGCATCCGTGCGCTCGAGCAGTGCTGCCGCCAGTTGCGACTGCCGGCGACGCAGCGGGAGGTTGCCCACGTTCATGTTCACCTCGGTGTGTGCGCTGCGCAACTCGGCCTGCGACAGGGTCAACTGCAACTGCACAGGCCCGCGCTCGACGCGTAAGGTCAAACCTTCCGCGGGCGCCTGGAAAGCCCGCACTCGCAACTGCAAGAAGCGGTCGAGCAGACGCTGCATGCGCGGTGTGCCACGCATCCGGGCTCGCAGCCATGCCCGGTCCTGCTGTTCGCGGGTGGAGCGATGATCAAGCAGGGTCGGCAGCGTGCCTTCGACCACCCGCAGCGGTCCGCTGTGCGCCGAACGGATGGTATCGAGCGCCCAGTCGTCAAAGGTTGTCTGGCGCACGCCGCGCACACCCAAGTCGGGGAGCAGGTCCCGGACATACTGCAAAAACAGCCGATTCGGGCCGAAGATGATGGTCTGCGCCGGGTCGAGCGCGGACTCGTGGCCCGGGTAGAACAGGTAGGCGAGGCGGTGGTAGGCGATCGTTGTCTTGCCCGATCCGGCCACGCCGTTAATAACCAGTGTCCGGTCATGGGGCATGCGGATCAGGTCGTTCTGCTCGCTCTCGATCAGCGCGATGATCTCTTGCAGGCGCCGCCCCTGCTGGCGCGCAAAGTCGGCCTCGAGGCCGGGCAGGCCCGCGCGCGCTGCGGGGCGCCGCGTCTCCGAGGCGAGGGGAGCCCGGTCGCGCGCCGGGGGGGCTGCAGCCTTGCCCGGCACGGTTGGTATGACCGGTTCAGCCGACTTGGTTACCGGAAGGGGCGGCACGTCCGGTTTCGCCTCCGGCTTGGTCGGAGCGGTCATCGGTGGGGCCACGTTCGGTTGAGCCAGGCCCGTCGGGGCGTCCTGTGGCTTTTGCTGCGAGCGCGGCGATGCGAACACGTCGTGGATACGGACGAGTTCACCCGCGTCCACCAACAACTGCCGTTTGAGGTTCACCTCAGCATATTGCGTACTGTCCTTGACCCGGTAGGGGTGCTTACCGGGCTGAGAGACGTAATACAGCGTGGCGACCGGCGCACGCCAGTCGGTCACCGTGAAATCTCCCAGGCTTAGCGGGCGCTTGCCCAGGTACAGCGTACGTGGCTTGCCGTTTACCTGAACGTCCAGACGACCGAAATAGGGGTTGTCACGGCTCTCAATGAGAGCGGCACGTTCGGCCTCGAGCAACTGGCCGATGAATTTCTCGGCGTACGGGTCAGCCCCCTGGGCTTGCACAGGCTGTCCAAGGCGAGCGTCAATGGCGCGCAGCGTGTTGTGTAACCGAGTTGCTTCCTGCGGGGCTTCGGGGTGGTTCAGCTGGGTCATGGCGTCCTCGGATCAAACATGTGAGTTTCTTCACCGATCTTAACCGA
The window above is part of the Deinobacterium chartae genome. Proteins encoded here:
- a CDS encoding BREX system ATP-binding domain-containing protein encodes the protein MSMPAPDHARRILNALSSGTVPEDAYDLLAIGNDHAYRQLLEDLAAVEQGQARLRGVRAAYGAGKSFLLGRIAHAALRRGLLVSRVSLNRSGPTLARFETVYHRALHQLQVRGVRGGALTWLLDRWLDEAETRAIELDETDENDPAALQAAVARRTRDLLGELALNHPGFANAVAAYYQAHLENQYDRKLRIAAWLSADPNVSLHGTGGMVGHIGRDAALPFLQAVARMARQVGLGGMLLVLDELDEMRFARRDVRALGWSRLRDLTDLAAGGAEHLLILLAGTPQVYDEGFSELPPLHQRFDDPSLHSPYPNPAGPQLLLLPPTETDAVQLTLRLRGLWERANHENHRLEDAQVHTLVRRWFAAGTPTLRTLVRDAVGVLDRMAAYPDFDPLEQVLSSDGPARSSSALQEHFADSEEERFEDPEIDLTPALETLPARGPARISPAPENSLEDDGDSFDPVGIQLD
- a CDS encoding HelD family protein, which gives rise to MTQLNHPEAPQEATRLHNTLRAIDARLGQPVQAQGADPYAEKFIGQLLEAERAALIESRDNPYFGRLDVQVNGKPRTLYLGKRPLSLGDFTVTDWRAPVATLYYVSQPGKHPYRVKDSTQYAEVNLKRQLLVDAGELVRIHDVFASPRSQQKPQDAPTGLAQPNVAPPMTAPTKPEAKPDVPPLPVTKSAEPVIPTVPGKAAAPPARDRAPLASETRRPAARAGLPGLEADFARQQGRRLQEIIALIESEQNDLIRMPHDRTLVINGVAGSGKTTIAYHRLAYLFYPGHESALDPAQTIIFGPNRLFLQYVRDLLPDLGVRGVRQTTFDDWALDTIRSAHSGPLRVVEGTLPTLLDHRSTREQQDRAWLRARMRGTPRMQRLLDRFLQLRVRAFQAPAEGLTLRVERGPVQLQLTLSQAELRSAHTEVNMNVGNLPLRRRQSQLAAALLERTDALLREHAGTTLNILGSEVGKQLRTQLEAFLEVAWPSIDPIGDYYALIRDEASLRTVADSSFSDEEIQLLVDRPAQRPLEVDLEDIPAIFYLHLLSQGKREAFQHIVVDEAQDFSPLQMFILKLHCPTQSLTLLGDLAQGIHAYRGLQSWHDVNKIFKDSYELREVRRTYRSTREIVTFANTVLRRTLKTRAILAEPTDRLGPVPTVREMQGERELYDAVAQDIGRLREAGFTTIAVIARDDSESDTALRRLNARGVGARRVDASRPEGDTRGVTVLPVSASKGLEFEAVIVLNASERAYDASREYDGRLLYVAVSRPLHYLSVYALGTATSLLPRSRAVQAASARAAGV